GGAGCACAAAGTAAAATTTCAGTTGAAACATTAAAATATAGCGAAGAAATTTTCAATTTAATTAAAGAATTAACATATAAGCATGAAGAAGTAAAACCCGGTTATCTTATGGCATATTCTAAGCAAGAAGCAGATATTGATGTTATTTCTATGGCAGCAGATTTTATGCTTAATGTACAAGGTAGACAAGCTGTATTTATTATAGCTAAAATAAAAAATGGAGATAAATATAAAATGTCAGCAAGAAGTAATGGAACAGCTAATGTTCAAATTATTGCTGAAAGAGTTGGTGGTGGTGGTCACTTCGCTGCATCAGCAGCTGAAAGTTCAGGTGAAACTCTTGAGGTTTTTGTTGATAATATAAGACAAGCAATAGTGAGTGTGAAAAATGAAAGTAATAATAATTAAAGAATTTAATAAAGATTATAAATTAAATCAAGTTGTGGAAGTATCTGATGGTTATGCTAAAAACTTTTTAATTAAAAATGGCTATGCTCTCCCAGTGAATAAAACAACAACTTTATTTTTAGAAAAAAGAATGAAGAAGAAAACAATAAAATTAAACAAAAAGTTGAAGAAGCGAAGCAATTAGCTGAAAAATTAACAATACTATATAGAATTTAAACTAAAGGCACACAATGATGTTCCTCATAATTCAATTACAGCTAAAAAAATTCATAAAAAATTAGAAGAATTGAATATCAACTTCCAAAACATACTCTAGAAGAACATATTCATATTAATTCTTTTGGTTTAAGATCACTTAACATTAAATTACATAAAGATGTTATAGCACATTTAAGAATAAAGGTTATAAAACAAGATGTCTAGAAATTATATTTAACTGAAGATGTTGAAAACTCGATTATAAGTTATATTTTATTAAACAAAGAAGAACATAATAAAATTATCCCTTATATTGAAAAAATGATTTTACTGACCAAAAATAAGATAGTTTTGAAGCATGAGTGATTTATTTTTTGCTTCAAAAACTGTTGATCAAATTATATTTTAAATTGAATTAACGAAAAAAATGCAAATTCATATGTAAAAGAAGTATCGGATTTGCTTATTTATTTAGAAGATGCACCATATTATTCAACTGTGCGTGAAGCGATGAGTTTACTCATAGAAAAATCAAATTTAAGAAAAGCTAAAATTGCTATTGATTTTGCTGTAAAGAAATCAACACTAATGAAACAGTTAATGCAGAAATATTTTAAATAATTTTGAAGCAAAATTAATCGAAATATCACGGGGTGTTGAAATTAAAGATTTTCAAGAAATAAAAAAAATTACACAAGAAATTCTTAATGATTTATTTTCTAGAAAAAATGATCAAAATCTTAAAGGAATTAGTACAGGTTTTCCAAGTTTAGATCGTATAACTTCAGGTTTACAAAATGGTGATTTAATAATTCTA
The genomic region above belongs to Mesomycoplasma neurolyticum and contains:
- a CDS encoding DHHA1 domain-containing protein codes for the protein MAYSKQEADIDVISMAADFMLNVQGRQAVFIIAKIKNGDKYKMSARSNGTANVQIIAERVGGGGHFAASAAESSGETLEVFVDNIRQAIVSVKNESNNN
- a CDS encoding bL9 family ribosomal protein → MKVIIIKEFNKDYKLNQVVEVSDGYAKNFLIKNGYALPVNKTTTLFLEKRMKKKTIKLNKKLKKRSN